The Larimichthys crocea isolate SSNF chromosome XXI, L_crocea_2.0, whole genome shotgun sequence genomic sequence tagaaAATGTGTCTGTGCGGGAACAGTTTCTAATAAAAGGCTCTCCTCTGTAGATGTGCCATGACAAAAAATGTTGATTGCCTAGTGTTACTTAAGAATTCATTAAGTACTAGTAAGATAAAAACAGCTAATTGAGAAATCAGGGTGCTATTATGTGCTCTACTGAACAGCAATCTAACTAACTAGATTTGCAGCAACTGATTGCCAATGGTAGTCGTAGTTTGCTAACATGGTAACACCCAGCGTCACACACTGACCTTATTACCCAGAGTAACCATGGTGATCCGATCTGTTCCTTGTGGTCATAGTGTGTTCTCGCCTGCCTGAACTCACGTCACCACagtttcagtctgtcagctctGAACACGTCACTACTCGAGACTCAGCTGGGTAGGCTGAGAGTTGGCAGAGTAAATAGCATGAACTagtgctgtgttttttcacaATTTCAGTACCCATGTCTAGATAATAGACAATTATTTCTATTCAACAGTAACAGAGAATCTGAATATCTGAACTCTATTATGAAATAACCtcaaaagttattacatttgtCTGTGCATGAAGTTGTTTCTGTCTGCCCTTGAGGCAAAGTATGCTAAATATTTTGGCTCATATCCAGTCTAATCTGTCGTGTTGCTGTCAGTTGACGTTTGCTCAACCAAGGCCTTGAAATGACGTCAATAGAAAgtgttttcagtttattgttcTGATGTCTCCcagacaggagaagaaaaaattCATTACAGTGAGCTAAAGATTCAATTTAATCTCTTAACATATTAAAAGTAGATTATTACATTTGAGTGTATCATAGAACAAATTAGAAGAAGAATGCTATGGATGAATGATACCATCAGCACAACATGGCACAGTGTTTGGTGAGATGGGCATGAAAAAAACCATTGTGGTGCTTAGGCAGATGTCAGACACATCAGGCCAAAACTCGTGCTGATACAGTGGGCAGTAAGGACGTCATGTCTGGCTTGGATCGAGCACAGTGGGGGAGAAGTTGTGCATGAAAGGTTGTTTAAAGTGGGAAAGAAAATGGCTCTTTGAGAAGGACACAAAGGCAGATACACTGTAACTTTAGTGTAGTGAATGGTCATAATGAGCTTGCTGTAATGCTACATGTTGGATATGATGCGACACTTTGTATCAGAGTGGCTGATGTGTTTCTGCTCATTGTGAGTTTCCCTCTGCACATTTGGGTACGGCCTGTGTCTCTGTCCCTCCATTGTCatgtcttcatttcatttcaacatgtcAATATTATTCAAAGATTTTGTAAGACTGCATACTATTAGGCAGCCTCATCCCATCCCCAGAAGTTGGCGTGCTCATTCAATACAGCCTCAACTCTTTGACAACAATGAGGTATTGTATTCATTGTGTGGGGCcctaatttgtttttttctataacGATCTAAGCTATGCATAGCCCATTTACTGGCCATAAGATTGGGGCAAACTGATAAAAACCAGCTCTCTATGCTCCTTTTGTTGAGGCACAGGATTGTGTTGGAGTAGGATGTGTGAGGGATCCACTCAGTGTCATTAACACATTCAAATCCCCAGGCTTCGTGGAAGGATTATCTCCATCGGCCCTGTGTAACTGCATATATTAGCATGTGAATGTGGAAATCAAAGCGAAGGTGTAGTTTAATTGTTTTTCCAGTGTATTATTTCATGGTACATTACGTGAGGAAGTGTATTAGGTGGGTGAGATGCTATCCACCTAACCTCATTTTAAGTAAACAATCCATCCACAAACATGTatactgaacaaaaatatagaagatatagaaaatatagaagacttttgtttttgctcccattttttaTGGGTTAAAGAAAAAGATCTAACACTTCTTCTGTGCACGCGGAAGGTTTGTTTCTCCACAAATTTGTTAAAATTGGTGTAAGTGAGCGCTTTTCTTTGGCCAAGACAATCCAgccacctgacaggtgtggcataccaagatgctgattaaaaaacatgattaagACGCGGGTGCTACTCTATCTCTGATTGGCTAATAGTTGGTGCTTGCGTGTATATCGGGGTAAGCTGGGGTAAGAGCAAGGCGTCTCATGTCTTTGCCCTCCTGATGAAAAAATTTGTATCTTTTGAGCTAATTCTGCATTACGTCAAAGAGAACAGTTTTTTCTATAGAGTGATTATCAGTGCACTATTATGGAATATTTCAGCTCATCATTTTGTTTCCAGGTAGCCACTCTCCATTCATGTCCAGGGAAATGCCCTTGTCTGTGGTTGCCTGCCAGCTTTCAGGTCTTAACTGTAATTAGAgcttcatttctcttttcatctggACTGGCTGGACAATATGATCGTTGCCAGGCACCTGCAGAGGTGGAAACCAATTACCGTTGGAAGCATGGTGTATCACAGCAATATGCGTCCTCCttgaatgtgcgtgtgtgtttacctttCTCCCGTCACTTTCTCTGTAGATCCATGGTAACTTAAATGGATTTACACACCTATCTGTCATATAGACAAAATATGAAGCTCTCTGTCGGTCTCCTGTGAGAGCTTTGGCTTTTTATCAGGAGTCACTTAGGTAAATTGGTGTCATCACCACCTTCAGTATTCTCATTTTATTAGCAGGGATCAAATGAGGCTTAAAGGTCAAGGCATTAGTTAAATGCTAAACCTTGTGATGAATGTGATGTATTGGGGTCATTCAAGGGTGGCAGCATAGAGGAGAGAAATGATGGGGAACTTTAATGACagtttgcattcatttattcagcttttttctttgttatttctTCGAGAGGTGTTTAAGTGTTCAAGTTAGTTGTCGTTCTCTCTATATACAATATGCAGTATACAGTATTATGTGCACAAAATCAGAACAGATACCATAAAAATCAGATACAAAAAATGAGTGaacacatgtaaatatgtgCCTCATTTcatcacaaacaataaaaagttcCAGTGGGTAAAAATTAGGGTGAAGGGATAGGATATGTGTCCCTGGATAAGAGATCAGAGTGTagaaattaaaaagaagagCAATGTCACTGCATCATCGCCTCTGTTCTGCCACTTTCAATGCTCCTTTACAATctatttccagcagcagcacataaatgCATCTTTTCATATTAACTGTCCTTGGAGCCATCACCATGGTGAATGGTGTTCGTAGCCACTGCCTCCTTTAGTTTGCTTCTTTCAGGAGAGGGAAAAGGGCAACAtggagaccacacacacaacattagGTGACGGCTATGATTAACATAAGAAGATAGTCAAATGAAATCAGACAAGTGCTGAAGAAAGCAGATGTGTCAgcatctcagtgtgtgtgtgtgtgtgtgtgtgtgtgtgtgtgtgtgtgagtgtgtgagtgagagagaatcGACTTACCTTGTTTTAGCAACAGTAAATCAATAGTTTCTCAGAGTAAAACCAAAGCACTTTGTCCAGCCCCTGCAGTTTGTTGTTAAGCATCTATTGGATTTTAGGACGGGAGAATCACATGCCTACGGGCTAAAGTTTCCATTGACTTTATGAAGTCCTGGCACTTtcagaaatataattttaaaccTTTACGCGTATTAAGCTGCTCTGGTTGTGCTGACGCtctttggacacacacaccttacttcaggatagagagacagagacagagagagagagagagagagagagagagagagagagagtccagcGGGCTGCAACAACTCAACTTGCAGCTGAGggagcggagaggagaggacgcaTGTGGCAAGTCGCAGCTGGTTTGGCTGTGTGCATGGATGTAAACGCCTGCTTCTTCTCCTTGCTCCTTGAATGCACAGATGATGAGAGGTCGTCCGGCTAATAGATAAGCGGaggacagagctgctggcatCACATCGCTTGGCACACATTTCGGTGTGTTTATGCTCGCAGTATGGACGGGCTGCAGGGAGAAAATGCTGGAGTTGGCGGCATCGAGGAAAACACGGAGGAAAGGTATCGTGCGTTAGCCTATGACACCGCTCTGAGCACTTTGGTGGCAGTGGTCGTCTACGTGTTGGTTAAAGTAAGTCTGGATGGTATCAGACAGTGGCGTGCCAGGATCTCGGTGCTCATCGTGGGGTCGGGACCAGTGGGGCTGACGGCCGCTCTGGTCGCTGTCCGCTCCGGTAAGGTGCTGAAACTGACCGTGCTGGATGAGAGGTACCGGACTGCCCTGCTGTGCCGGCCCCAGCAGATCGCACTGGATCCCCGCAGCGTGAAGTTTCTGCTGGGACTCGGGGTGGACTTTGATAACATGGAGGGCTGCTGGCACAACGAGCATTTCTTCACCAGGATAGGCGTGTTTCAGGAGTACCTGCTGAGCATCCTGgagcagaagaaacagaaggTGGATGTCAAGGTGCAGCTGGGGACCAAGGTAGCTTATACCACTGATTTCAACTTTAAATCATCCTATGGTGTATTATGTAACATGTTATGACCAGGTGACACAACCTCATTTTTTTATCTCATGCAAATCAATAATACATAGAGCACTGATGTGAAAATAATGTGTGATGACTTtgtagagaggagagagagactccCTCATCTTGTGATGACTGTGCTTTCATAGCTTGTCAAAACCTGATCCCCTTTAAGTGGCAGCGGTCAAATAAAAGAGGCTGGTGTGTGCCTGCACTTCAGCAGGGGTCTGATAGCTATCAGCAGTGATGGTGACAGAGATGTCTGTTTCTATGTCCAATCAGAAGCTCAAGTCTCCTCAGGCTCCAGAGTGAACCAGAACAAGGCAGCTGTCTGATACTGTAGCTCACTCCTTCCctatttgacatttaaaaagcctTTCTGCTGCTCCCAAGCAGCAGCCAGTACGCCctccctgaaacacagagaacacatttTTCTCACCAAACAGAATATTTACTCAGTTatcatttgtttgtcatttgtcacCCTTACATTTTACTTTGTATACATTTCCCAAAAGCTTCTCCTCACACACTGTTGTTTAATGTCAGAATGAAAGTGGGCTCATCAGTTGAAATAACCTGTTATGTAAGCTGACCTCAAACCTGAGGGGAATCCTCGCTGCAGTTTTTAGGCCACTGGGAAGTGAAAGACAGAACTGTAGTAAACAAATTCTAATCCAAACATATTAtggcattaaaatgaaatggatTTCGAAATCCCATTTAATTCTGGAAGATTTAATTACAGATTTCTACAGGGGATTTTTTTGGAGCATAACGCATACAAAATtaaatgttagtgtttgttctGGCACCCGATTTCAACAACACAATATGAAACACCACAAACTGTGACTCATACATCATGtcaaaatcacaaatgttaTCCCCGTTTTATTAAAGACTTACACTTGTTTGTGTAACCCTCACTGTGAGCTTCACCAACAATAACATGAGAGAACACTCCCAGCTGGAACGCAGCTTGGAGAAATAACCTACTAACATGAAAACCTACGAGGGGTTTCTCAGAGAGAATTGCTCAGTGTGGGCAAACAGTGACTAAATTATCAGTGAATATTTGTGTCACGGCTTCAAGGCAGAGACAAGACATTATTACTGCTCTGGTTGAGCTCTAGTGTTACTGTGACTTTGCTTTTATTAAGCTGTGATACTCATCAAACAGTATAGAGCATAGCTGTCTTATTTGTACAGTTGTGTGTTGCTACTCCTCCCTGGCTCTGGTTAGCAGCTTCTGTCCTCCTGAGCTCCAATGTCATccctgttagctgctgctgtcctTACTGCTATCCAGTGACTCACTAACCTTTGGAAGATGGCAGACAAGGTGAAGAGGGTCCTCGATCACAACAAACTTCAGTTTCATTTAGAATCACTGCCAAGTTTTCCATTTCCTCTTGATTAGACAGGACAATGTGTTTGatgattatttcttttattctccTTGCCTGTCAGTGCTTCAAAGGTCTGAGAATGCAAAAGAGGTCTTTTAAATGACCTGTTCTCTGCAGTTTAAATGGATTAAACATAGACATCTTATAGGCTCTTAGCTATTATAGCTCCTGTAAGGCCCTTTTATTCTCCCTTTCAGCCTGTCAGTCTTTTCCCCACCTCGCTTTGTCCTGCCCTGTCTCCTCTGCAAAGGCAAGTATCTGGTGTTTTACTGAGGGACAGTGATGCATACACAGGCATAATAATAAATCTCTCTGAGAGATGTACTGTTGCCAAGAAAAGCTCAACCTCCGGTGCCCATTTTTAGGCCATGGCTTGTTTGGGTTTATTACAATATAACCCACCTGTTTCTTAGATTAATGGGCAGTGTTCGAAACAGGTTAGGTAGAAGTTGTATCTAATAGAGACACGAAAAGGTAAAAGCAGTTTTATCTTCAGAACATTTAAGCATTGATGCTGTAACCTGTAGAACTGAAACAACCAATTAGTCGATTGAAAGTCAATTGATTGTTCATAATTTTgagataaaaaatgacaaacattatCTACTTCCAGCTTCTCACTAGTAaagatttgctgtttttctctgtcttatgTTATAGCAAACTCAACATCTTTGCATTTTGGACTGTTACAAGCTGTCCAAAGAAGGCATGCTTAATCGATTAAAAAAcctgcagattaatcaataaataaataagaaaataatcattagctgcAACCCTAGTAATCAATAGAAAGTCTTTTACAGTTATCAGTGGTCTAACTAGCCTATTTACACTAGGCTTATGTTAGCATAGAAATATAACACCTTAAATATTTTTCAAGTAAATCCTGCATTTATGCTTCAGCACAGCAAACCTGTTCCGTTACTTCCTCCTCTGTTATTAAACTGACCTTGTTTCAATAATAAgctatgaaaatgtaaattaattttatgataataataatacattttaatttcagttcacAGAGGACTACCTGCGGCGGATCCCACACAATGACTGGCCACGTGTGATCGTGGTGGCTGATGGGTCATGTGGCGACTCCTGCTCGGTGCTGGGCATCAGCTCTGACTACACTGTGGAGTCCTGTCATGCCTATGGAGCTAATGCAACGATAGAGAGACTAGACCAGAGACAGGTCAggacatagacacacacacacacacatctgtatacgcatacatgaacatacatatacactAATTGATTCActcatgtgcacacactgaGGCAATTACCAACAGGTTGCTGTTTGTGTAAAGACTAAAGGCAGTAGAAACAGGATATTGCAGGATATTACAGTGAAGGCGTCTTTATTTGGCCTCATAAAGCTGATCTGAGCAAACAGTGATGTGGACCTGCCAATCGCAGCTGAACACAATGTCTGACTCTCATATAAACAGACAGATTTCAGCAGACTGCTGTGATCTCGTCATCAGGAACACTGGCCCTGTTGTTTTGGTTTACttatcaaatttaaataaaagcagctgttGTTCTGATGGAGGAAGGTGATGTGATGATAAAGCTTGTGATTTATCATGCCCCCCTGGCCATACTCATAATCCGTCCCCTGCCAagtaaatatgatttaatatatCAAAACATCAGCCGCAATGTTTTTCATATAGTGCACCAAAGGTCGTTTGATATTATGTAAGCAGATGGTTCCTTGAACGATGACTCAGGGATGTCCACAAAAGACCAAGAAGATAAATATGGAACACTTTTCACAGAGAAATCACTTCTGAAACAGCGACTAAAATTGATTCAATTCTTTCTTTGACCGTGTAAGTAAATATGTTTGTATAATATTTGGAATATGGTGACGCACAGACAGTCGACCAGCCTTACCCAGACAAAAGTATTCTTCAGATAGACTTGACAAACAATCACCACAACCCTGCTAGAGACATTCAAACTGCAGACAAATGATATTTACAGCATTAGTCTGCTCCTCATCCTGCACAGATCACCAGACATTGGCCATTGTTGATAATTGTATAGAGGTCAACCTGTAGACAAAAGGTTGCTCTCATATACAGTGACAATCTATACAAAAGGGTGGATTCAATTGgaaaaacaagtaaacaagtCAAAGAAAACCTTCCAGGATAACACTGACTAATAGCTGAACATGAGTATAGTCTCCCTTGCTATTTTTTGCCACCATCACCATTCATATCACGTTCTCTTTACTGTCTGTGTGGCCGCCTTTTATTGTTCCGCTTTTTCTCCCTGGCTATTTCCTGTAGTGATTACATTTACCTCCCAGGATATGACCTGGTCGGCCCTACCGTCCCTTCCATTCCCACCCAGTTGCCCGCACTGTCTCCCTTGGCTGCACTAACTGCTGTCTGATTCCACTCGGCTGGTTTATGTCATTGAAAAGAAAATTGATCAATTCTGGCTTGAGGAGAAAACGGGAAGCCAGATTGAACTACTGAATAAAAATCAAGCTATTCTCATGTGATAACAGGTCAAACAGATCGATGTGTGTTCACATCACAGAGTGCATGTGAGTTAAGAATTAGGTGACAGGTGACACATTAAAGGAAGGATAAAGTAGACACACATTACAAAGGCAGATGCATTCATACATCACATTTAATGATTTGAGGTTGGAAATCATATAAATGGTATGGTATGGCCATACCTCCTCAGTCAACAAATTTCATCCCAGTTATGGCAACTTATGGGAAGTTTAACAGTGATGTGTTTGGCAGTACTCCTCACTtccatcatcaaaacaccaaatgaggaAATATCTGTTGGAAGATTGGTGTTTGTCCTTTCAGTAGAGTTCAAGCAATCTGCAGTCAATGAAGCTCGGTTAAGGCACATTACCTTTGCAAATGTCCAAATAATAACATCAAATGTAGAATCATTTCTTATATCTATAttgatttgtctttgtcttcaggtACCCACCCCTGAGATCCGTGCCCACAGCCTTTACTTTGACCTGTCTGCTTACGGAGTGGAGGCTCTCCGAGAGCACCGAAATCCAACGACCAAGCCTGGCTTCCACCTGAAGATTTATGGCACCTTTAGAAATCGCTACATGGCCCTCGTGTGTCCTGCCTCTGACACTAAGATGGTCCGCTTCCTCAGGCACACGGCCAACTCCTCTGTAAGCTTGTTGTCTCCTTTTGATAAAAGCTTTTTCTGAACTTTGTTAACTACTTGTCTGTGAAGAGGTGTGGACAATATGCAGCTATAGTTCCATGTTAATGTGAGGGAGAAAAATAATACAGCCTTGCCTACCGACTTATTCTTCTAATTTCATTCGACGAATAGCCTTTAACAGAAAccgtgcatgtatgtgtgtgtttaaatctgtTGACATActtgagtgtgagtgtgttttctaAGCCAAAGAGAGCATGACATGAAATaggcaaagaggaagaggagagagtagACCTCACCattaagtgtgtttgtatgtgcgtgtgtgtagaaGCCATCTGTACCCTGCTGTTACACATCAGTGAATAAATGGAGGGCAGGATACTCCTTTTCTTCCTGTGCTCAACAACAGGCTGTGGGGGCAGTTACGACCAACCGGgcagtctgtgttttatttaaactctctAGGTTTTTATGTCAAG encodes the following:
- the si:dkey-234i14.6 gene encoding uncharacterized protein si:dkey-234i14.6, with product MDGLQGENAGVGGIEENTEERYRALAYDTALSTLVAVVVYVLVKVSLDGIRQWRARISVLIVGSGPVGLTAALVAVRSGKVLKLTVLDERYRTALLCRPQQIALDPRSVKFLLGLGVDFDNMEGCWHNEHFFTRIGVFQEYLLSILEQKKQKVDVKVQLGTKFTEDYLRRIPHNDWPRVIVVADGSCGDSCSVLGISSDYTVESCHAYGANATIERLDQRQVPTPEIRAHSLYFDLSAYGVEALREHRNPTTKPGFHLKIYGTFRNRYMALVCPASDTKMVRFLRHTANSSIMKNIFHQSFNAYKTDIEPRLNDVTLHHMQCSRRLFEIQLSHRRISAAYIEGDNVAVTVEGEAARVLNFDTGCGVNLGMRGLESMGTFIYRTATAVDQNDILEALSAKMQHSRQVAETFKQTGLSESMYE